The following are encoded in a window of Candidatus Bathyarchaeota archaeon genomic DNA:
- the metG gene encoding methionine--tRNA ligase subunit beta: MAEEVSFADFQKFDFRVGKIIEATQVPESKKLIKLIVDFGSEKRQAVAGLLKYYTPEELVGKKCVFLLNLQRRMLAGLESQCMILAAEDEAGNVTVLQPEKDIAEGSKIG; encoded by the coding sequence TTGGCTGAAGAAGTATCGTTTGCTGATTTCCAAAAGTTTGATTTTCGAGTAGGAAAAATAATTGAAGCTACGCAAGTCCCTGAATCTAAGAAGCTGATTAAATTAATAGTTGACTTTGGCAGTGAGAAGAGGCAAGCGGTGGCGGGGCTTCTCAAGTATTATACGCCTGAGGAGTTGGTGGGTAAAAAATGCGTCTTTTTGTTGAATCTGCAGAGGCGCATGTTGGCGGGTCTGGAGTCGCAGTGCATGATATTAGCCGCTGAAGACGAAGCAGGAAACGTTACAGTTTTGCAGCCAGAAAAGGACATTGCTGAAGGAAGCAAAATCGGCTGA
- a CDS encoding endonuclease V — translation MPKLTNFSVKKAHEIQVCLSKKIIREDRLPEKLETVGGVDVSYVDNAGIGAVVVLDYESLQLLEAQVAVRQVKMPYVPTLLSFREIPSAVSAIQRLKIQPDVFLVDAQGLAHPYRCGFASHLGLVIGKPTVGAAKSRLIGTPVEKGGRTFLVDNSEVIGEAVTTKQGAKPVYVSVGHMVSLETSVRIVKHCAKNRIPEPLIQAHKLATQQRIQLASESKVNI, via the coding sequence TTGCCCAAACTGACGAATTTTTCAGTAAAAAAAGCTCACGAAATCCAAGTTTGCTTATCAAAGAAGATTATCCGTGAAGACAGACTACCAGAAAAGTTGGAGACCGTCGGCGGCGTTGACGTTTCATACGTGGACAATGCGGGCATTGGAGCAGTAGTGGTTTTAGATTATGAGTCGTTGCAGCTTTTGGAAGCCCAAGTTGCGGTGCGCCAAGTGAAAATGCCCTACGTTCCAACTTTGCTGTCTTTTAGAGAAATCCCTTCTGCAGTGTCAGCCATCCAGCGGCTAAAGATTCAGCCTGACGTTTTCTTAGTTGACGCGCAAGGCTTAGCGCATCCGTATAGGTGCGGGTTCGCCAGTCACCTTGGGCTTGTAATAGGCAAACCGACTGTGGGTGCGGCAAAGAGCAGATTGATTGGCACGCCAGTTGAGAAGGGCGGGAGAACTTTTTTGGTTGACAATAGCGAAGTCATCGGCGAAGCAGTAACAACCAAGCAGGGTGCCAAACCCGTCTACGTTAGCGTCGGTCACATGGTATCCTTAGAGACCTCAGTTCGAATCGTAAAGCACTGCGCAAAAAACCGAATCCCAGAGCCGCTAATTCAAGCTCACAAGTTAGCGACTCAACAACGCATACAGCTTGCCAGTGAAAGCAAAGTAAATATCTAA